Proteins encoded within one genomic window of Candidatus Syntrophocurvum alkaliphilum:
- a CDS encoding MATE family efflux transporter, with amino-acid sequence MAHDSVGLLLAKLSFPAMAGMMLYAMFSLIDTYFVAKLGPTALAALTLSLPVNLLIISVGSATGIGLTSLISRTLGRGDVKHADNIAWHGIIIAVLYGILFLFFGLKYIDNILFFLGCGPDIFLLSKQYLTVILLGCVFIFIPMMVGNIIQGEGNTLIPMLVALLGIALNVLFDPIFMFGFGPIPGLGIQGAAIATVLAQATASTMIIIIILKRRDLLTWSFKNFKPSLRVILGIYKVGIPTMIMEIAGVFIMILLNRILAGYSYTSVAALGIFLRIRSLVYMPIFGLSQGTMPIAGFAYGSGNNDRVKETILKASAISFILLGIAWTIIQYNATWIISFFSDDPALTLVGVKCLQIATLFMPLIGPLVILNTVFQALGKGMIAMWLSLIRQLIIFIPLLLILPQYLDLNGVWYAFSLSELLSVVVAIPFFIYLWRQLEKSNRVTVFMLFKQGYLLQRIWAWLKW; translated from the coding sequence TTGGCTCATGATAGTGTGGGATTACTATTAGCTAAATTATCATTTCCTGCTATGGCTGGAATGATGCTATATGCAATGTTTAGTTTAATAGATACATACTTTGTAGCTAAGCTGGGGCCAACTGCTCTTGCCGCCTTGACACTTTCCTTGCCAGTAAATTTATTAATAATTTCAGTGGGTTCAGCAACTGGGATCGGCTTAACATCTTTAATATCTAGAACCCTAGGTAGAGGAGATGTTAAACATGCTGATAATATTGCATGGCATGGGATTATAATAGCAGTATTATACGGTATATTATTTCTGTTTTTTGGACTTAAATATATAGATAATATATTATTTTTTCTTGGTTGTGGCCCAGATATATTTTTATTAAGCAAACAATACTTAACAGTGATACTACTTGGATGTGTATTTATATTTATTCCCATGATGGTAGGAAATATAATTCAGGGAGAGGGAAATACTTTAATTCCAATGCTAGTAGCATTGTTAGGTATAGCCTTAAATGTATTATTTGATCCTATATTTATGTTTGGTTTTGGACCAATACCAGGCTTAGGGATACAGGGTGCTGCAATAGCGACAGTATTAGCACAAGCTACGGCATCAACCATGATTATTATTATAATCTTAAAGAGAAGAGATTTATTAACATGGTCATTTAAAAACTTTAAGCCTAGCTTACGAGTGATTTTAGGAATATATAAAGTAGGCATACCAACTATGATTATGGAAATTGCTGGTGTATTTATAATGATATTATTAAATCGTATTTTAGCAGGATATAGCTATACTTCTGTTGCTGCATTGGGGATATTTTTGCGAATTCGCTCTTTAGTTTATATGCCCATTTTTGGTCTTTCTCAAGGCACTATGCCAATAGCTGGCTTTGCGTATGGATCTGGTAATAATGATCGGGTAAAAGAAACTATTCTAAAGGCCTCAGCTATATCTTTTATACTATTAGGTATAGCTTGGACAATAATTCAATATAATGCTACTTGGATAATTAGTTTCTTTTCAGATGATCCTGCACTTACACTAGTAGGTGTGAAGTGCTTGCAGATTGCAACACTTTTTATGCCACTAATAGGGCCACTGGTTATTTTAAATACTGTTTTTCAAGCTCTTGGTAAAGGTATGATAGCAATGTGGTTATCACTTATACGTCAGCTCATTATATTTATTCCTTTATTATTAATTCTTCCGCAGTATTTAGATTTAAATGGAGTTTGGTATGCATTTTCCTTGTCTGAGCTTTTATCGGTTGTTGTTGCAATTCCTTTCTTTATTTATTTATGGAGACAGTTAGAAAAAAGCAATAGAGTTACGGTTTTTATGTTATTTAAACAAGGATATCTTCTTCAAAGAATATGGGCTTGGTTAAAATGGTAG
- a CDS encoding YcxB family protein, which translates to MTDHRHSEIHIECKGTLTLDDFKSFSFYKRKKFLFTYTLCSFALVFLLYTFLHKIISPEFYSTSIALIISLFGTVIIYIIGITTLSSAAKKEYYSDKVLQNEKKFAIGNKGIKITSEKTSTESFLAWNDFASAHEYKDLFMLNLSLNKAVVIHKRFFYSNEDINTFKTLIKENIPQNNFII; encoded by the coding sequence GTGACTGACCACAGGCATTCGGAAATACATATTGAATGCAAGGGTACGTTAACACTTGACGATTTTAAAAGTTTTAGTTTTTATAAAAGAAAAAAGTTTCTTTTTACTTATACGTTATGTTCGTTTGCATTGGTTTTCTTATTGTATACTTTCTTACATAAAATAATTTCACCAGAATTTTATTCCACATCAATAGCATTAATTATCTCTTTATTTGGTACTGTAATTATTTATATTATAGGAATAACAACACTTAGTTCTGCTGCTAAAAAAGAATACTATAGTGATAAAGTTTTACAAAACGAAAAAAAGTTTGCAATAGGAAACAAAGGCATAAAAATAACCTCCGAAAAAACAAGCACAGAGTCATTTTTAGCATGGAATGATTTTGCTTCTGCTCACGAATATAAAGATTTATTTATGTTGAATTTATCACTGAATAAAGCAGTTGTAATTCACAAAAGATTTTTTTACTCTAATGAAGATATTAACACCTTTAAAACACTTATAAAAGAAAACATACCACAAAATAATTTTATAATTTAA
- the rpsT gene encoding 30S ribosomal protein S20 encodes MAVKGKTPAKRARKAEENRLRNKVYKTRLKNSIKKYEIALSNNDEEAAKENLIQTISVIDKCVSKGVLHKNTAARKKSALTKALNKASY; translated from the coding sequence GTGGCTGTTAAAGGAAAAACACCTGCTAAAAGAGCAAGAAAAGCAGAAGAAAACAGACTAAGGAATAAAGTCTATAAAACTAGGCTTAAAAATAGTATTAAAAAATATGAAATTGCTTTAAGCAATAATGATGAAGAAGCAGCAAAAGAAAACTTAATTCAAACAATTTCAGTTATAGACAAGTGCGTTAGCAAAGGAGTACTTCATAAAAATACCGCTGCTCGGAAAAAATCAGCTTTAACTAAAGCATTAAATAAAGCAAGCTACTAA
- the holA gene encoding DNA polymerase III subunit delta, translating into MKPIYFIWGEDVYLLDKAIENKIEDIEKLYEDESEIIYLEADELGPLELAHSLEYSSLFSLHRIVIIKKPWWLNKASRKNKKIDEIYQVLKSYLNKEYQQQALIITALEYNKTNSIAKLINENAQIINCQKPTKDFLVNWMENDLNTRGKTITPKAAAIIANSKNDMYYIKNLIDKICLINYNKEINYQDIEYELESREEINIFRLTDAIFDRDLNQSITAFNKLILQGSHPVFILYMITRQFVDFSKVKYYKELGFSKEKVEQESGMKSFVIRKMMAKTQTFSWEEIRIVFEELLKTDILLKTTSSDEKLVMETLLVGLCK; encoded by the coding sequence GTGAAACCTATTTATTTTATTTGGGGAGAAGATGTTTATTTGCTTGATAAAGCAATTGAAAATAAAATTGAAGATATAGAAAAACTGTATGAAGATGAATCTGAAATAATTTATCTAGAAGCTGATGAATTAGGGCCTTTAGAGTTAGCTCATTCACTAGAATATAGCTCTCTTTTTTCATTACATAGAATTGTTATAATAAAAAAGCCTTGGTGGTTAAATAAAGCTTCGCGCAAAAATAAAAAAATAGATGAAATATATCAGGTATTAAAATCATATCTTAATAAAGAATATCAACAGCAGGCACTAATTATAACAGCACTTGAATACAACAAGACAAATTCAATTGCTAAGTTAATTAACGAAAATGCCCAAATAATAAATTGTCAAAAACCTACTAAAGATTTTCTTGTTAATTGGATGGAAAACGATCTTAATACTCGTGGCAAAACAATAACTCCAAAAGCAGCAGCTATAATTGCTAATAGCAAGAATGATATGTATTACATAAAAAATTTGATAGATAAAATATGTTTAATCAACTACAATAAAGAAATTAATTATCAAGATATAGAATATGAATTAGAAAGTCGCGAGGAAATAAATATTTTTAGATTAACAGACGCAATTTTTGACCGTGATTTAAATCAATCAATTACTGCTTTTAATAAACTAATATTACAGGGAAGTCATCCTGTTTTTATTTTATATATGATAACCAGACAGTTTGTTGATTTTTCTAAAGTTAAATATTATAAAGAATTAGGGTTTTCAAAAGAAAAAGTTGAACAAGAATCTGGGATGAAGAGTTTTGTGATTAGAAAAATGATGGCTAAAACTCAAACCTTCTCTTGGGAAGAAATAAGGATTGTTTTTGAAGAACTGCTTAAAACAGATATCCTGCTAAAAACAACTAGTAGTGACGAAAAACTTGTAATGGAAACCCTTCTAGTAGGTCTATGTAAATAA
- the spoIIP gene encoding stage II sporulation protein P: protein MKKENFLAFLKGVFLIQLFILITIIGVSTDINNYFMNRVQNIEPRNTLLMPFSGLQISNEQGESLIGELNIAMSGNYDKVSDSIFAFLKPENLIIANLQILAHASSGVINKEINEGNKDKDDSTPTPVISLPKINQPKLKGDLSGYKVFYYCTHSAETYVRESGTARVDGERGFVNNVAENMAVKLKEYGINAVFDDTIHDYPQYSRSYTNSRETVTQFLSNHDNVIAVFDVHRDSIPGLNTATTVEFDGRKSAQILIIVGTDERTPHPNWRRNLQFAQKLYHKGQEMYPDLIKGITTKPGTYNQEYHPRALLLEMGTEYNSYDEADYAGELFTEVLVEVLKEEI from the coding sequence ATGAAAAAAGAAAATTTTTTAGCATTCTTAAAAGGTGTTTTTTTAATTCAATTATTTATACTTATAACCATTATTGGAGTAAGCACAGATATTAATAATTATTTTATGAATAGGGTTCAAAATATTGAACCAAGAAACACTTTATTGATGCCTTTTTCTGGACTTCAAATTAGTAATGAACAAGGAGAAAGTTTAATAGGAGAACTAAACATTGCTATGTCGGGTAATTACGATAAAGTTAGTGATTCTATCTTTGCATTTTTAAAACCGGAAAATCTCATTATTGCTAACTTGCAAATTTTAGCTCATGCTAGTAGTGGAGTAATTAATAAGGAAATAAATGAGGGGAATAAAGATAAAGATGATAGTACTCCGACTCCGGTTATATCTTTACCTAAAATTAATCAGCCTAAATTAAAAGGTGATTTATCAGGGTATAAAGTGTTTTATTATTGTACTCATAGTGCGGAAACCTATGTTCGTGAAAGTGGTACAGCAAGAGTAGATGGTGAGCGAGGTTTTGTAAATAATGTTGCTGAAAATATGGCGGTTAAATTGAAAGAGTATGGTATTAATGCAGTTTTTGATGATACGATACATGACTATCCCCAATATAGTAGAAGCTACACTAACTCTCGTGAAACAGTAACTCAATTTCTATCAAATCATGATAATGTAATAGCTGTATTTGATGTACACAGAGATAGTATTCCTGGACTTAATACAGCTACAACGGTAGAGTTTGATGGCAGAAAAAGTGCACAAATATTAATTATAGTAGGTACCGATGAACGTACACCGCACCCAAATTGGAGAAGAAATTTGCAATTTGCTCAAAAGCTATATCACAAAGGACAAGAAATGTATCCTGATTTAATAAAAGGAATAACAACCAAGCCTGGAACTTATAACCAAGAATACCATCCCCGCGCGCTGTTACTAGAGATGGGAACGGAATATAATAGTTACGATGAAGCAGATTATGCAGGAGAGCTTTTTACAGAGGTTTTAGTTGAGGTTTTAAAGGAGGAAATATAA
- a CDS encoding NAD(P)/FAD-dependent oxidoreductase, with the protein MSTYDAIIVGSGPAGIFAARELIKNNELNILLIEKGSTVEKRKCPISVDANSCINCNPCSIMSGWGGAGAFSDGKLTLTTEFGGWLDSYIGKEKLQHLINYVDEIYVNHGAPDRVFGTNDEVVEDLVQRISKSNLKLIPAKIRHMGTENTLNVLKNMKKDLEKKITIKTGEFVEELLIKENKVYGVKTKKDTYYSEIIVCAPGRDGAEWFFDQAQKNNLKLSNNQVDIGVRVEIPAITLKEFTDSIWEPKIIYYSKKFDDIVRTFCVNPNGYVVMENTNNVVTVNGHAFADSKNKSTNTNFALLLSQEFTEPFDKPILYGRFIASLANMLSGSIIVQRYGDLKRGRRSTYNRIKKGIVEPTLKGAVPGDLSLVLPHRYMVGIKECLEALDKAIPGVASDHTLLYGIEAKFYSARPKLDNSLKTEIDGLWAIGDGAGVTRGLIQASVSGVIAARSILDKKDEAN; encoded by the coding sequence TTGTCAACTTATGATGCAATAATTGTTGGATCTGGACCTGCAGGTATTTTTGCTGCTCGTGAACTAATTAAAAATAATGAATTAAATATTCTATTAATAGAAAAAGGTAGTACTGTAGAAAAAAGAAAATGTCCAATTAGTGTTGATGCTAATAGCTGTATTAACTGCAACCCTTGTTCTATTATGAGTGGCTGGGGAGGAGCTGGTGCTTTTTCTGATGGTAAACTTACATTAACTACTGAATTTGGAGGATGGTTAGATTCATATATCGGAAAAGAAAAATTGCAACATCTTATTAATTATGTTGATGAAATTTATGTAAACCATGGAGCACCAGATAGAGTTTTTGGTACAAATGATGAAGTTGTTGAAGATTTAGTCCAAAGAATTTCTAAATCTAATCTCAAACTAATTCCAGCTAAAATTAGACATATGGGTACAGAAAACACTTTAAATGTTCTAAAAAACATGAAAAAAGATTTGGAAAAAAAGATCACCATTAAAACTGGGGAGTTTGTTGAAGAACTATTAATAAAAGAAAATAAAGTTTATGGAGTAAAAACAAAAAAAGATACTTACTATTCTGAAATAATCGTATGTGCTCCAGGTCGAGATGGAGCTGAGTGGTTTTTTGATCAAGCACAAAAAAATAATCTCAAATTAAGTAACAATCAAGTTGATATAGGTGTAAGGGTTGAAATCCCTGCAATTACATTAAAAGAATTTACAGATAGTATATGGGAACCTAAGATTATTTATTATTCCAAAAAATTTGATGACATTGTTAGAACTTTTTGCGTAAATCCTAACGGATATGTAGTAATGGAAAATACAAATAATGTAGTTACAGTAAATGGACACGCTTTTGCAGATTCAAAAAACAAAAGCACTAACACTAACTTTGCTCTTTTACTAAGTCAAGAATTTACCGAGCCATTTGACAAGCCAATTCTTTATGGTCGTTTTATTGCTAGTTTAGCTAATATGTTAAGTGGGAGTATTATTGTACAAAGATATGGTGATCTTAAGCGTGGTAGACGTTCTACATATAATAGAATTAAAAAAGGTATTGTAGAGCCTACTTTAAAAGGAGCAGTTCCTGGAGACCTATCATTAGTTCTTCCTCACCGCTATATGGTTGGTATCAAGGAATGTCTTGAAGCTCTTGATAAAGCAATTCCGGGTGTTGCATCAGATCATACACTCCTTTATGGAATAGAGGCTAAGTTCTATTCTGCTCGTCCCAAGTTAGATAATAGTTTGAAAACAGAAATAGATGGCTTATGGGCAATAGGCGATGGAGCTGGAGTAACAAGAGGGCTAATTCAAGCTAGTGTCTCAGGTGTAATTGCTGCTAGGTCAATTTTAGACAAAAAAGATGAGGCAAACTAG
- a CDS encoding bacteriohemerythrin has product MIKWKKEYELGINQIDEQHKKLFEIAGRAYAVLKDEFRIDKYDDIANILEELKNYTIYHFETEENLMKEIGYKKFLSHKVSHDDFIEKINNIDLEAVDDAQDQYLLEVLDFIIDWIDKHILGADKLITQTRD; this is encoded by the coding sequence ATGATTAAATGGAAAAAAGAATATGAGTTAGGTATTAATCAAATTGACGAACAGCATAAAAAATTATTTGAAATAGCAGGCAGAGCTTATGCTGTTTTAAAAGATGAATTTCGCATAGATAAGTATGATGATATAGCAAATATTTTAGAAGAGCTAAAAAATTATACAATTTATCATTTTGAAACAGAAGAAAACTTAATGAAGGAAATAGGATATAAGAAGTTTTTGTCTCACAAAGTAAGCCATGATGATTTTATTGAAAAAATTAATAACATTGATTTAGAAGCTGTTGATGATGCACAAGATCAGTACTTGTTAGAGGTCTTAGACTTTATTATTGATTGGATAGATAAACATATCTTAGGGGCAGATAAACTAATAACGCAAACAAGAGATTAA
- a CDS encoding DNA internalization-related competence protein ComEC/Rec2, whose protein sequence is MVPIWFASFIVFALSIILSSFFGFKALIAVVIIYLVLLLKPFKSIRIALILVFVVGTFYYNLTTVDPPENLAPIENATLTGKVDTHPIINEDRTIFFINTNHDSPYLQRFRVVCYFPTEVGKGDTVKLKADLNSPNPPTNPGNFDYPRFLKHENVFYIAAVEKPSDIVVIQNNSGYQEIVHNFRTESQEFIKDILPEQQSSVMLGMLLGMRHELPAEQYEDFQKTGIVHIFAVSGLHIGFILLISIWITSLFNLAPGLRVFITIAVMFFYCSVVGWPISVTRAFIMGSIGLIAYYSKSDNSLLNAWGLAGILIMVMDIYSIFKISFQLSFLATFGLIYIFPLIRQAINKDSKIIDLLLVPLCAQIAVLPLVAYYFNLFTPIALLSNIFISYLTGATVILGFLGIVIAPLFQTMASIFVYPAGLCIEIILYMVDVFKGIPNAFSRVSSPSVLAVLLYYVGLLVIARGLIRSNKKVLASGLLVISLFIGSFYIPPSVQNKGVLEVVFIDVGQGDSILIKSPGGKFIIVDGGGSHFSDVASYTVLPYLYDRGVSELFMAINTHPHIDHLKGLESVVSTVPVEYIGLPKKLVDVEEYNFIKETAKTNRISVVPLTRGMVLNIEEDFNIKVLHPGLEDFINSEYNNQSVVLHLKYKGFSMLLTGDIEREAIEVLLRQEQLPSVIATQVPHHGSNTSAVAEFYETINPVYGVISVGENNRFNHPGQATLDVLEQKNINVYRTDKNGAIKFKIDGNTLEIETFITNMEKNAINY, encoded by the coding sequence ATGGTTCCAATATGGTTTGCTAGTTTTATTGTGTTTGCTCTTAGTATTATACTAAGTAGTTTTTTTGGATTTAAAGCATTAATAGCTGTTGTGATAATATATTTAGTTTTGCTTTTAAAGCCATTTAAAAGTATTAGAATTGCATTAATTCTAGTATTTGTTGTTGGTACTTTTTATTATAATTTAACCACAGTTGACCCTCCTGAAAATTTAGCTCCTATCGAAAATGCTACTTTAACTGGTAAGGTTGATACTCATCCTATTATCAATGAGGATAGAACTATCTTTTTTATAAATACTAATCATGATAGCCCATATTTACAAAGATTTAGGGTTGTTTGCTATTTTCCTACCGAAGTTGGTAAGGGTGATACAGTTAAACTAAAGGCAGATCTTAACTCTCCTAATCCTCCAACTAATCCAGGTAATTTTGATTATCCCCGTTTTTTAAAGCATGAAAATGTTTTTTACATAGCAGCAGTTGAAAAACCATCTGATATTGTGGTTATTCAAAACAATAGTGGTTATCAGGAGATTGTTCATAATTTTAGAACTGAGTCACAGGAGTTTATAAAGGATATATTACCTGAACAGCAGTCTTCGGTAATGCTTGGGATGTTACTAGGGATGAGGCATGAGTTACCTGCAGAGCAATATGAAGATTTTCAGAAAACCGGCATTGTGCATATATTTGCTGTATCGGGGTTACACATAGGTTTTATATTATTAATTAGTATATGGATTACATCTCTTTTTAACTTAGCCCCAGGTTTGAGAGTTTTTATTACTATAGCAGTCATGTTTTTTTACTGTTCGGTAGTCGGTTGGCCTATATCGGTAACAAGAGCCTTTATTATGGGTTCTATTGGCCTTATAGCCTATTATTCAAAAAGTGATAATAGTTTATTAAATGCTTGGGGTTTAGCAGGAATTTTAATAATGGTTATGGATATATATTCAATATTTAAGATATCATTTCAATTATCCTTTCTAGCTACTTTTGGGTTAATATACATATTTCCTCTTATTCGACAGGCAATTAACAAAGATTCTAAAATAATTGATTTGCTTTTAGTGCCTTTATGTGCTCAAATTGCGGTCTTACCTTTAGTAGCATATTATTTTAATCTTTTTACTCCTATAGCATTATTAAGCAATATTTTTATTTCTTATCTTACTGGAGCTACGGTTATTCTTGGTTTTTTAGGGATAGTGATTGCACCACTGTTTCAAACAATGGCTAGTATTTTTGTATATCCCGCAGGGTTATGTATAGAAATAATTTTGTATATGGTTGATGTCTTTAAGGGTATACCTAATGCCTTTAGTCGTGTTTCTTCGCCGTCTGTATTAGCAGTTTTATTATATTATGTAGGTTTATTAGTTATTGCTCGAGGTTTAATTAGGAGTAATAAAAAAGTTTTAGCTTCTGGTTTGTTAGTTATATCATTGTTTATTGGTAGTTTTTATATACCGCCTAGTGTACAAAATAAAGGTGTATTAGAGGTTGTATTCATAGATGTGGGGCAGGGTGATAGCATTCTTATAAAAAGTCCAGGGGGTAAGTTTATTATTGTTGATGGTGGAGGAAGCCATTTTTCAGATGTGGCTTCTTATACCGTATTACCGTATCTTTATGACAGAGGAGTTAGTGAGCTTTTTATGGCTATTAATACTCATCCACATATCGATCATTTAAAAGGATTAGAATCAGTAGTCTCAACTGTTCCGGTTGAATATATAGGCCTACCGAAAAAATTAGTTGATGTAGAAGAGTACAATTTTATAAAGGAAACAGCTAAAACAAACCGTATATCTGTAGTACCTTTGACTAGAGGAATGGTTCTTAATATAGAAGAAGATTTTAATATAAAGGTATTGCATCCAGGATTAGAAGACTTTATTAACAGTGAGTACAATAATCAATCGGTAGTATTACATCTTAAATACAAGGGTTTTTCTATGCTTTTAACAGGGGATATAGAAAGAGAAGCTATCGAAGTTTTATTAAGACAAGAGCAGTTGCCATCAGTTATTGCAACTCAAGTGCCACATCATGGAAGCAACACATCAGCAGTTGCAGAATTTTATGAAACAATTAACCCTGTTTATGGAGTTATATCTGTAGGTGAGAATAATAGGTTTAATCATCCGGGTCAGGCTACCCTAGATGTTTTAGAACAAAAAAATATAAATGTTTACCGTACTGATAAAAATGGAGCAATAAAGTTTAAGATTGATGGTAATACATTAGAAATAGAAACGTTCATAACAAACATGGAAAAAAATGCTATAAATTATTAA